Proteins encoded within one genomic window of Streptomyces sp. NBC_00523:
- the purM gene encoding phosphoribosylformylglycinamidine cyclo-ligase yields the protein MSETTGASYAAAGVDIEAGDRAVELMKEWVKKTQRPEVAGLGGLGGFAGLFDASALKRYERPLLASATDGVGTKVDLARQMGVYDTIGHDLVGMVVDDLVVCGAEPLFMTDYICVGKVHPERVAAIVKGIAEGCVLAGCALVGGETAEHPGLLGADDFDVAGAGTGVVEADRLLGPDRIREGDAVIAMASSGLHSNGYSLVRHVVFDRAGWALDRQVEEFGRTLGEELLEPTRIYSLDCLALTRTTEVHGFSHVTGGGLANNLARVIPDDLHATVDRSTWTPGAVFDLVGKAGQVEQLELEKTLNMGVGMIAVVPAESVDAALTTLADRGVDSWVAGEITARGDHATGAELVGSYAR from the coding sequence ATGTCTGAGACAACAGGTGCTTCCTACGCGGCAGCGGGCGTCGACATCGAGGCCGGCGACCGCGCCGTCGAGCTGATGAAGGAGTGGGTGAAGAAGACGCAGCGCCCCGAGGTCGCGGGTCTCGGTGGCCTCGGCGGCTTCGCCGGCCTCTTCGACGCCTCGGCGCTCAAGCGCTACGAGCGTCCGCTCCTGGCCTCCGCCACGGACGGCGTCGGCACCAAGGTCGACCTCGCCCGCCAGATGGGCGTGTACGACACGATCGGTCACGACCTCGTCGGCATGGTCGTGGACGACCTCGTCGTCTGCGGCGCCGAGCCGCTGTTCATGACCGACTACATCTGCGTCGGCAAGGTGCACCCCGAGCGTGTCGCGGCCATCGTCAAGGGCATCGCCGAGGGCTGTGTGCTGGCCGGCTGCGCGCTGGTCGGCGGCGAGACGGCCGAGCACCCGGGTCTGCTGGGCGCGGACGACTTCGACGTGGCCGGAGCCGGTACGGGCGTGGTCGAGGCCGACCGCCTGCTGGGCCCCGACCGCATCCGCGAGGGTGACGCCGTGATCGCCATGGCGTCCTCCGGGCTTCACTCGAACGGGTACTCGCTCGTCCGCCACGTGGTGTTCGACCGGGCCGGCTGGGCGCTGGACCGCCAGGTCGAGGAGTTCGGCCGGACCCTGGGCGAGGAGCTCCTGGAGCCGACCCGGATCTACTCGCTGGACTGCCTGGCCCTCACCCGTACGACCGAGGTGCACGGCTTCAGCCACGTCACCGGCGGCGGCCTGGCCAACAACCTCGCCCGGGTCATCCCGGACGACCTCCACGCGACGGTGGACCGCTCCACGTGGACCCCGGGCGCGGTGTTCGACCTCGTCGGCAAGGCCGGTCAGGTCGAGCAGCTGGAGCTGGAGAAGACGCTGAACATGGGCGTCGGCATGATCGCGGTCGTCCCCGCCGAGTCCGTGGACGCGGCCCTCACGACGCTGGCCGACCGGGGTGTCGACTCCTGGGTCGCCGGCGAGATCACCGCCCGGGGCGACCACGCGACCGGCGCCGAGCTGGTGGGTTCGTACGCACGCTGA
- a CDS encoding DEAD/DEAH box helicase — protein sequence MPENVENDELTAVAEAVVAETAEAAEPTVTFADLGLPEGIVRKLAQNGVTTPFPIQAATIPDALAGKDILGRGRTGSGKTLSFGLPTLSALAEGRTEKKKPRAIILTPTRELAMQVADALQPYGDVLGLKMKVVCGGTSMGNQIYALERGVDILVATPGRLRDIINRGACSLENVQVAVLDEADQMSDLGFLPEVTELLDQIPEGGQRMLFSATMENEIGTLVKRYLSNPVTHEVDSAQGNVSTMSHHVLVVKPKDKAPVTSAIAARKGRTIIFVRTQLGADRIAEQLVDAGVKADALHGGMTQGARTRVLEDFKKGYVNALVATDVAARGIHVDGIDLVLNVDPAGDHKDYLHRSGRTARAGKSGVVVSLALPHQRRQIFRLMEDAGVDASRHIVQGAGVFEPEVAEITGARSLTEVQADSANNAAKQAEREAAELTKQLERAQRRAVELREEADRLVARAARERGDDPEAAVAEVTAEAEAALAAAAASVPEQPAVREDRRDERGNYERRDNRGGYRGNDRRDDRGDRGGDRPFRRDDRPSGGYRGNDRRDDRPSFNRDRRDERPSGGFRSGGGDRPFNRDRRDDRPSGGFRSGGDRRDDRGGRSFERRDDRPSFNRDRRDERPSGGFRSGGGDRPFNRDRRDDRPSGGFRSGGDRPNGRRDDHRSTGTSTGSFGRRDDKPRWKRNG from the coding sequence ATGCCCGAGAACGTCGAGAACGACGAGCTCACCGCTGTCGCCGAGGCCGTCGTGGCCGAGACCGCCGAGGCCGCTGAGCCGACCGTCACCTTCGCCGACCTGGGCCTGCCCGAGGGCATCGTCCGCAAGCTCGCGCAGAACGGTGTGACCACGCCCTTCCCGATCCAGGCGGCGACCATCCCGGACGCCCTGGCCGGCAAGGACATCCTCGGCCGCGGCCGTACCGGCTCCGGCAAGACCCTCTCCTTCGGCCTGCCGACCCTGTCGGCGCTGGCGGAGGGGCGCACCGAGAAGAAGAAGCCCCGCGCGATCATCCTCACCCCGACCCGTGAGCTCGCGATGCAGGTCGCGGACGCGCTGCAGCCGTACGGCGACGTGCTCGGCCTGAAGATGAAGGTCGTCTGCGGCGGTACGTCGATGGGCAACCAGATCTACGCCCTGGAGCGCGGCGTCGACATCCTCGTCGCCACCCCGGGCCGCCTGCGCGACATCATCAACCGCGGCGCGTGCTCGCTGGAGAACGTCCAGGTCGCCGTCCTCGACGAGGCCGACCAGATGTCCGACCTGGGCTTCCTGCCCGAGGTCACCGAGCTGCTGGACCAGATCCCCGAGGGCGGCCAGCGCATGCTCTTCTCCGCCACCATGGAGAACGAGATCGGCACGCTGGTCAAGCGCTACCTGAGCAACCCGGTCACCCACGAGGTCGACTCCGCCCAGGGCAACGTCTCGACCATGTCGCACCACGTCCTCGTCGTGAAGCCGAAGGACAAGGCGCCGGTCACCTCCGCGATCGCCGCCCGCAAGGGCCGCACGATCATCTTCGTCCGCACCCAGCTGGGCGCCGACCGCATCGCCGAGCAGCTCGTCGACGCGGGCGTCAAGGCGGACGCGCTGCACGGCGGCATGACGCAGGGCGCGCGCACCCGGGTCCTGGAGGACTTCAAGAAGGGTTACGTCAACGCGCTCGTCGCGACCGACGTCGCCGCGCGCGGTATCCACGTCGACGGCATCGACCTGGTCCTGAACGTGGACCCGGCCGGTGACCACAAGGACTACCTGCACCGCTCGGGCCGTACCGCCCGTGCCGGCAAGTCCGGTGTGGTCGTCTCGCTGGCCCTGCCGCACCAGCGCCGCCAGATCTTCCGCCTGATGGAGGACGCGGGCGTCGACGCCTCGCGCCACATCGTGCAGGGCGCGGGCGTCTTCGAGCCGGAGGTCGCCGAGATCACCGGCGCCCGTTCGCTCACCGAGGTCCAGGCCGACTCCGCGAACAACGCCGCGAAGCAGGCCGAGCGCGAGGCCGCCGAGCTGACCAAGCAGCTGGAGCGCGCGCAGCGCCGCGCCGTCGAGCTCCGCGAGGAGGCCGACCGCCTGGTGGCGCGTGCCGCCCGTGAGCGCGGCGACGACCCCGAGGCCGCCGTGGCCGAGGTCACCGCCGAGGCCGAGGCCGCCCTCGCGGCTGCCGCCGCCTCCGTGCCGGAGCAGCCGGCCGTGCGCGAGGACCGCCGCGACGAGCGGGGCAACTACGAGCGCCGCGACAACCGCGGTGGCTACCGGGGCAACGACCGCCGCGACGACCGGGGCGACCGGGGCGGCGACCGTCCGTTCCGCCGCGACGACCGGCCTTCCGGTGGCTACCGGGGCAACGACCGTCGCGACGACCGCCCGTCGTTCAACCGTGACCGTCGTGACGAGCGTCCCTCGGGCGGCTTCCGCTCCGGTGGTGGCGACCGTCCGTTCAACCGTGACCGTCGTGACGACCGCCCGTCCGGTGGTTTCCGCTCCGGCGGCGACCGCCGGGACGACCGTGGTGGCCGCTCCTTCGAGCGCCGCGACGACCGCCCGTCGTTCAACCGCGACCGTCGTGACGAGCGTCCCTCCGGTGGCTTCCGCTCCGGTGGCGGCGACCGTCCGTTCAACCGCGACCGTCGTGACGACCGCCCGTCCGGTGGCTTCCGCTCCGGCGGCGACCGCCCGAACGGCCGCCGCGACGACCACCGTTCGACCGGCACCAGCACCGGCTCCTTCGGCCGCCGCGACGACAAGCCGCGCTGGAAGCGCAACGGCTGA
- a CDS encoding DUF6274 family protein → MGASTGESRRERTQGLAKAPRHDVRALLRAHLAAASGYRHLTRRCAVCARLLRLAMEPVTAPQAARTADRPAGPPEPPTRRRRVPVQPSRSGDVSPPTT, encoded by the coding sequence ATGGGGGCATCCACGGGCGAGAGCCGGCGCGAGCGGACACAGGGTCTCGCGAAGGCACCCAGGCACGACGTCCGCGCACTGCTGCGCGCGCACCTGGCCGCCGCCTCCGGCTACCGGCACCTCACCCGGCGCTGCGCGGTCTGCGCCCGGCTGCTGAGGCTCGCCATGGAGCCCGTAACGGCCCCACAGGCCGCCCGGACGGCCGATCGGCCCGCCGGACCGCCCGAGCCGCCCACGAGGCGCCGACGGGTCCCCGTGCAGCCGTCGCGCAGCGGGGACGTAAGTCCTCCCACGACATGA
- a CDS encoding DUF3073 domain-containing protein, with translation MGRGRAKAKQTKVARQLKYSSGGTDLSRLANELGASTSSQPPNAEPFEDDDEEDDPYAQYADLYNNDEDEDENDQSGPSSKRRGA, from the coding sequence ATGGGGCGCGGCCGGGCAAAGGCCAAGCAGACAAAGGTCGCCCGCCAGCTGAAGTACAGCAGCGGCGGGACGGACCTGTCGCGTCTGGCCAATGAGCTGGGCGCATCGACTTCGAGTCAGCCACCGAACGCGGAGCCGTTCGAGGACGACGACGAGGAAGATGACCCGTACGCACAGTACGCGGATCTGTACAACAACGACGAGGACGAGGACGAGAACGACCAGTCCGGTCCGTCGTCCAAGCGCCGCGGCGCTTGA
- the hrpA gene encoding ATP-dependent RNA helicase HrpA produces the protein MSTSFADLQSRLAQLSLRDANRLGRRLEGARRIRKPEAQRAVLDEIAAQADKAAGRLEQRAGRMPAITYPEQLPVSQKKDEILEAIRDHQVVIVAGETGSGKTTQIPKICMELGRGLRGMIGHTQPRRIAARTVAERIADELKTPLGETVGWKVRFTDQVNPDATFVKLMTDGILLAEIQTDRELLAYDTIIIDEAHERSLNIDFLLGYLARLLPRRPDLKVVVTSATIDPERFSRHFGEAPIIEVSGRTYPVEVRYRPLLEEDGEDSDRDQITAICDAVDELQSEGPGDVLVFLSGEREIRDTADALGKRNLRNTEVLPLYARLSHAEQHRVFQRHTGRRIVLATNVAETSLTVPGIKYVIDPGTARISRYSHRTKVQRLPIERISQASANQRKGRCGRTSDGICIRLYSEDDFLTRPEFTDAEILRTNLASVILQMTAAGLGDIEKFPFIDPPDHRNIRDGVQLLQELGALDAAEKDPKKRLTPLGRKLSQLPVDPRLARMVVEADRNGCVREVMVIAAALSIQDPRERPSDKQTQADQQHARFKDETSDFLAFLNLWRYIREQQKERGSSSFRRMCKQEYLNFLRIREWQDIYAQLRTVAKQMGIELNEEDAPEQSVHTSLLAGLLSHIGLKDTEKNEYLGARSAKFAIFPGSALFKKQPRFVMSAELVETSRLWARVNAKVEPEWIEPLAQHLLKRTYSEPHWEKDQAAVMAYERVTLYGVPIVAQRKINFGRIDQETSRDLFIRNALVEGDWRTHHQFFHDNRKLLGEVEELEHRARRRDILVDDETLFDFYDQRIPEHIVSGAHFDSWWKHKRRDEPDALDFERSMLINEKAGAVTKDDYPDSWRQGKLKFRVTYQFEPGADADGVTVHIPLQVLNQVTSEGFDWQIPGLREEVVTELIRSLPKPIRRHYVPAPNYADKFLDRAVPLQEPLPVTLARELQRMVGVPVTAEDFDLSRVPDHLKITFRIVDERRRMVAEDKDLEALKLRLRPKARQALSKAAAATAGPSGESIERSGLKDWTIGTLNKVFETRRAGQPVKAYPALVDQGETVAVRLFDTEAEQAQAMWRGTRKLILLNIPVNPAKFASDKLTNQQKLALSRNPHGSIQGLFDDCATAAADRLIAAHGGPAWDEASFRTLYDKVRADLVDLTVRTIGQVQQILAAWQACERRLKATNSLVLINNVTDVRDHLARLMPPGFVTATGLRRLPDLMRYLVAEDRRLQQMPTNVQRDTTRMEKVHEMQDEYAWLLEQLPKGRPVPQEVLDIRWMIEELRVSYFAHALGTAFPVSDKRIVKAIDAAAP, from the coding sequence ATGTCTACTTCCTTCGCCGATCTCCAGTCCCGGCTCGCGCAGCTCTCGCTCCGCGACGCGAACCGGCTCGGCCGCCGCCTCGAGGGCGCCCGCCGCATCCGCAAGCCCGAGGCCCAGCGGGCCGTGCTGGACGAGATCGCCGCCCAGGCGGACAAGGCAGCCGGGCGGCTCGAACAGCGGGCCGGCCGGATGCCCGCCATCACGTACCCGGAACAGCTCCCGGTCAGCCAGAAGAAGGACGAGATCCTGGAGGCGATACGCGACCACCAGGTCGTGATCGTCGCCGGTGAGACCGGCTCCGGCAAGACCACCCAGATCCCCAAGATCTGCATGGAGCTGGGCCGGGGCCTCCGGGGCATGATCGGGCACACCCAGCCGCGCCGGATCGCCGCGCGCACGGTGGCCGAGCGGATCGCCGACGAGCTGAAGACGCCGCTCGGCGAGACCGTCGGCTGGAAGGTCCGCTTCACCGACCAGGTGAACCCGGACGCGACCTTCGTCAAGCTGATGACGGACGGCATCCTGCTCGCCGAGATCCAGACGGACCGCGAGCTGCTCGCGTACGACACGATCATCATCGACGAGGCCCACGAGCGGTCGCTGAACATCGACTTCCTGCTCGGCTATCTGGCCCGGCTGCTGCCCAGACGCCCCGACCTGAAGGTCGTCGTCACCTCCGCGACCATCGACCCGGAACGCTTCTCGCGCCACTTCGGCGAGGCCCCGATCATCGAGGTCAGCGGCCGTACGTATCCGGTCGAGGTGCGGTACCGGCCGCTGCTCGAAGAGGACGGCGAGGACTCCGACCGCGACCAGATCACCGCGATCTGCGACGCCGTGGACGAGCTCCAGTCCGAGGGCCCGGGAGACGTCCTGGTCTTCCTCTCCGGTGAGCGCGAGATCCGCGACACCGCCGACGCGCTCGGCAAACGGAACCTGCGCAACACCGAGGTGCTCCCCCTCTACGCGCGCCTGTCGCACGCCGAACAGCACCGGGTGTTCCAGCGCCACACCGGCCGCAGGATCGTGCTGGCCACCAACGTCGCCGAGACCTCGCTGACCGTCCCCGGCATCAAGTACGTGATCGACCCGGGCACCGCCCGCATCTCCCGCTACAGCCACCGCACCAAGGTGCAGCGGCTGCCGATCGAGCGGATCTCGCAGGCCAGCGCCAACCAGCGCAAGGGCCGCTGCGGCCGTACCTCGGACGGCATCTGCATCCGGCTGTACTCCGAGGACGACTTCCTCACCCGCCCGGAGTTCACCGACGCGGAGATCCTCCGTACGAACCTGGCCTCCGTAATCCTCCAGATGACCGCCGCCGGCCTCGGCGACATCGAGAAGTTCCCCTTCATCGACCCGCCGGACCACCGCAACATCCGTGACGGCGTGCAGCTCCTCCAGGAGCTCGGCGCCCTCGATGCGGCGGAGAAGGACCCGAAGAAGCGGCTCACCCCGCTCGGCCGCAAGCTCTCGCAGCTGCCGGTGGACCCGCGCCTGGCCCGTATGGTCGTGGAGGCCGACCGCAACGGCTGCGTCCGCGAGGTCATGGTCATCGCCGCCGCGCTCTCCATCCAGGACCCGCGCGAACGGCCCTCCGACAAGCAGACGCAGGCCGACCAGCAGCACGCCCGGTTCAAGGACGAGACGTCCGACTTCCTGGCCTTCCTGAACCTGTGGCGCTACATCCGCGAGCAGCAGAAGGAGCGCGGCTCCTCCAGCTTCCGCCGGATGTGCAAGCAGGAGTACCTGAACTTCCTCCGCATCCGCGAGTGGCAGGACATCTACGCCCAGCTGCGCACGGTCGCCAAGCAGATGGGCATCGAGCTCAATGAGGAGGACGCGCCCGAGCAGTCGGTGCACACCTCCCTGCTGGCCGGACTGCTGTCGCACATCGGGCTGAAGGACACCGAGAAGAACGAGTACCTGGGCGCCCGCAGCGCCAAGTTCGCGATCTTCCCCGGTTCGGCGCTGTTCAAGAAGCAGCCGCGGTTCGTGATGTCGGCGGAGCTCGTGGAGACCTCCCGGCTCTGGGCGCGGGTCAACGCCAAGGTCGAGCCGGAGTGGATCGAGCCGCTGGCCCAGCACCTGCTGAAGCGCACCTACAGCGAACCGCACTGGGAGAAGGACCAGGCCGCCGTGATGGCGTACGAGCGGGTCACGCTGTACGGCGTGCCGATCGTCGCCCAGCGCAAGATCAATTTCGGCCGGATCGACCAGGAGACCTCGCGGGACCTCTTCATCCGCAACGCCCTGGTCGAGGGCGACTGGCGCACGCACCACCAGTTCTTCCACGACAACCGCAAACTGCTCGGCGAGGTCGAGGAGCTGGAGCACCGCGCCCGGCGCCGCGACATCCTCGTGGACGACGAGACGCTGTTCGACTTCTACGACCAGCGCATCCCCGAACACATCGTCTCCGGCGCCCACTTCGACTCCTGGTGGAAGCACAAGCGGCGCGACGAGCCGGACGCGCTCGACTTCGAGCGCTCGATGCTCATCAACGAGAAGGCCGGGGCCGTCACCAAGGACGACTACCCGGACTCCTGGCGGCAGGGGAAGCTCAAGTTCCGGGTGACCTACCAGTTCGAACCGGGCGCGGACGCCGACGGTGTGACCGTCCACATTCCGCTCCAGGTGCTGAACCAGGTCACCTCGGAGGGCTTCGACTGGCAGATCCCGGGGCTGCGCGAGGAGGTCGTCACCGAGCTGATCCGCTCGCTGCCCAAGCCGATCCGCCGGCACTACGTGCCCGCGCCGAACTACGCGGACAAGTTCCTCGACCGGGCCGTGCCCCTCCAGGAGCCGCTGCCGGTGACGCTGGCCCGTGAGCTCCAGCGGATGGTCGGGGTCCCGGTCACCGCGGAGGACTTCGACCTGAGCCGGGTCCCGGACCACCTCAAGATCACCTTCCGGATCGTGGACGAGCGGCGCCGCATGGTCGCCGAGGACAAGGACCTGGAGGCGCTGAAGCTCCGGCTGCGCCCGAAGGCCCGCCAGGCCCTCTCCAAGGCCGCGGCGGCGACCGCGGGGCCCTCCGGCGAATCCATCGAGCGTTCGGGCCTGAAGGACTGGACGATCGGCACGCTGAACAAGGTCTTCGAGACCCGGCGTGCGGGTCAGCCGGTCAAGGCGTACCCGGCGCTGGTGGACCAGGGCGAGACAGTGGCCGTACGCCTCTTCGACACCGAGGCCGAGCAGGCACAGGCGATGTGGCGCGGCACCCGGAAGCTGATCCTGCTGAACATCCCGGTGAACCCGGCGAAGTTCGCGTCGGACAAGCTGACGAACCAGCAGAAGCTGGCCCTGTCCCGCAATCCCCACGGTTCGATCCAGGGCCTGTTCGACGACTGCGCGACGGCGGCCGCCGACCGGCTGATCGCGGCGCACGGCGGCCCCGCCTGGGACGAGGCGTCGTTCCGGACGCTCTACGACAAGGTGCGCGCGGACCTCGTGGACCTGACCGTGCGCACGATCGGCCAGGTGCAGCAGATCCTGGCGGCCTGGCAGGCGTGCGAGCGCCGGCTGAAGGCCACCAACAGCCTGGTCCTGATCAACAACGTCACGGACGTACGCGACCACCTGGCGCGCCTGATGCCGCCCGGCTTCGTCACCGCGACCGGGCTGCGCAGGCTGCCCGACCTGATGCGCTACCTGGTGGCGGAGGACCGCAGGCTCCAGCAGATGCCGACCAACGTCCAGCGCGACACCACGCGCATGGAGAAGGTCCACGAGATGCAGGACGAGTACGCCTGGCTGCTGGAGCAGCTGCCCAAGGGCCGCCCCGTCCCGCAGGAGGTACTGGACATCCGGTGGATGATCGAGGAGCTGCGGGTGAGCTACTTCGCGCACGCCCTGGGCACCGCGTTCCCGGTCTCGGACAAGCGGATCGTGAAGGCGATCGACGCCGCCGCACCCTAG
- a CDS encoding Leu/Phe/Val dehydrogenase, with translation MTDVTGAPVDVLHTLFHSDQGGHEQVVLCQDRASGLKAVIALHSTALGPALGGTRFYPYASEAEAVADALNLARGMSYKNALAGLDHGGGKAVIIGDPEQIKSEELLLAYGRFVASLGGRYVTACDVGTYVADMDVVARECRWTTGRSPENGGAGDSSVLTAFGVFQGMRASAQHLWGDPTLRGRKVGVAGVGKVGHHLVEHLLADGADVVITDVREESVRRITDKHPQVAVAADTEALIRTEGLDIYAPCALGGALNDDSVPVLTAKVVCGAANNQLAHPGVEKDLADRAILYAPDYVVNAGGVIQVADELHGFDFDRCKAKATKIFDTTLAIFARAKEDGIPPAAAADRIAEQRMADARRR, from the coding sequence GTGACCGATGTGACCGGCGCGCCTGTCGATGTCCTGCACACCCTGTTCCACTCGGACCAGGGCGGACACGAACAAGTCGTCCTCTGCCAGGACCGGGCCAGCGGCCTCAAGGCCGTCATCGCCCTCCACTCCACCGCCCTGGGCCCCGCCCTCGGCGGCACCCGCTTCTACCCGTACGCCTCCGAGGCCGAGGCCGTCGCCGACGCGCTGAACCTCGCGCGCGGCATGTCGTACAAGAACGCCCTGGCCGGGCTCGACCACGGTGGCGGCAAGGCCGTCATCATCGGCGACCCCGAGCAGATCAAGAGCGAGGAACTGCTGCTGGCCTACGGCCGGTTCGTCGCCTCGCTCGGCGGCCGGTACGTGACGGCCTGCGACGTCGGCACCTACGTCGCCGACATGGACGTCGTGGCCCGCGAGTGCCGCTGGACCACCGGCCGCTCCCCCGAGAACGGCGGCGCCGGCGACTCGTCGGTGCTCACCGCGTTCGGCGTCTTCCAGGGCATGCGGGCCTCGGCCCAGCACCTGTGGGGCGACCCGACGCTGCGTGGCCGGAAAGTGGGGGTCGCCGGTGTCGGCAAGGTCGGCCACCACCTGGTCGAGCACCTGCTCGCGGACGGCGCCGACGTCGTGATCACCGATGTGCGCGAGGAGTCCGTCCGCCGGATCACCGACAAGCACCCCCAGGTCGCCGTCGCGGCGGACACCGAGGCGCTGATCCGTACCGAGGGCCTGGACATCTACGCCCCCTGCGCGCTGGGCGGCGCCCTCAACGACGACAGCGTGCCGGTGCTCACCGCGAAGGTGGTGTGCGGCGCGGCCAACAACCAGCTCGCGCACCCGGGCGTCGAGAAGGACCTGGCCGACCGGGCCATCCTGTACGCGCCCGACTACGTGGTGAACGCGGGCGGGGTCATCCAGGTCGCGGACGAGCTGCACGGCTTCGACTTCGACCGGTGCAAGGCGAAGGCCACGAAGATCTTCGACACCACGCTGGCCATATTCGCACGTGCGAAGGAAGACGGCATTCCGCCGGCCGCGGCGGCCGACCGGATCGCCGAACAGCGGATGGCGGACGCCCGTCGGCGCTGA
- a CDS encoding metallopeptidase family protein: MLEMTREAFEELVAEALDRIPPELTRLMDNVAVFVEDEPESDDPELLGLYEGTPLTERGEWYAGVLPDRITIYRGPTLRMCETREDVVAETEITVVHEIAHHFGIDDERLHALGYG; this comes from the coding sequence GTGCTGGAGATGACGCGGGAAGCGTTCGAGGAACTGGTCGCCGAGGCGCTGGACCGGATTCCGCCGGAGCTGACCCGGCTGATGGACAACGTCGCGGTCTTCGTCGAGGACGAGCCGGAGTCCGACGACCCGGAACTGCTCGGCCTGTACGAGGGCACGCCGCTGACCGAGCGCGGTGAGTGGTACGCGGGCGTGCTGCCGGACCGGATCACGATCTACCGGGGTCCGACGCTGCGGATGTGCGAGACGCGCGAGGACGTGGTGGCGGAGACGGAGATCACCGTCGTCCACGAGATCGCCCACCACTTCGGCATCGATGACGAGAGGCTGCACGCGCTCGGCTACGGCTGA
- a CDS encoding metallophosphoesterase family protein, producing the protein MARARLPFRRPISRRAARGPLAAPHPFFRALGLVVVVLFGAWLGLLAVGSVRTPVGPMDTTMTLRPSLNGGTKINVSPLGALELDSHRAPVRLDVDVDRLDPVRSQALVQHPERLAGLEDEVTSDVASGTRELALRSCVAVVTGATALGLAVYRRPRRALAAGGLALALLAASGVGAYATWNPKSVLEPKFSGLLSSAPSVVGDARSIVSDFDVYQQELARLVTNVTKLYDATSTLPVYSPDPATLRVLHVSDIHLNPAAWHIIGSLVEQYDIDVIIDSGDTMDHGTAVENSFLDPIADLGAPYVWVRGNHDSAVTQKYLSDKKRFPNVHVLDQGRAVTLGGLRVAGIGDPQFTPDRTGPEQAEDVEGVAGRTLAAALREQQRSGTPVDIAVAHEPEAVKETDGEVPLALAGHVHHRQNEVLKGGTRLMIEGSTGGGGLRAVQNKKPEQVLASVLYLDRSTRRLQAWDEITLGGLGLTTAEVSRHLPEQKPALTSPSPTGPSPSP; encoded by the coding sequence ATGGCCCGCGCCCGACTCCCCTTCCGCCGCCCGATATCCCGCCGCGCCGCCCGCGGCCCTCTCGCCGCACCCCACCCCTTCTTCCGGGCGCTCGGACTGGTCGTCGTGGTGCTGTTCGGCGCCTGGCTCGGGCTGCTCGCGGTGGGCAGCGTCCGGACGCCCGTGGGGCCGATGGACACGACGATGACCCTGCGGCCCTCGCTCAACGGCGGCACCAAGATCAACGTCTCCCCTCTCGGCGCCCTGGAGCTGGACTCGCACCGCGCCCCGGTCCGCCTCGACGTCGACGTGGACCGGCTCGACCCGGTCCGCTCGCAGGCCCTGGTCCAGCACCCCGAGCGGCTGGCCGGGCTGGAGGACGAGGTCACGTCGGACGTCGCCTCGGGCACCCGCGAGCTGGCGCTGCGCTCCTGCGTGGCGGTGGTGACCGGGGCGACGGCGCTGGGCCTCGCGGTGTACCGCAGGCCGCGCCGGGCCCTGGCCGCCGGGGGCCTGGCCCTCGCGCTGCTGGCGGCTTCCGGCGTGGGCGCGTACGCCACCTGGAACCCGAAGTCGGTCCTGGAGCCCAAGTTCTCCGGGCTGCTCTCCAGCGCCCCCTCGGTCGTCGGCGACGCCCGCTCGATCGTCAGCGACTTCGACGTCTACCAGCAGGAACTGGCCCGCCTGGTCACCAACGTCACCAAGCTGTACGACGCCACCTCGACGCTCCCGGTCTACAGCCCGGACCCGGCGACCCTGCGCGTCCTGCATGTCTCGGACATCCATCTGAACCCGGCCGCGTGGCACATCATCGGCTCGCTCGTGGAGCAGTACGACATCGACGTGATCATCGACTCCGGCGACACGATGGACCACGGCACCGCCGTCGAGAACAGCTTCCTGGACCCCATCGCCGACCTGGGCGCCCCCTATGTCTGGGTGCGCGGGAACCACGACTCGGCCGTGACACAGAAGTACCTGTCCGACAAGAAGCGCTTCCCGAACGTCCACGTCCTGGATCAGGGCCGGGCCGTGACCCTCGGCGGGCTGCGGGTCGCCGGCATCGGGGACCCGCAGTTCACCCCGGACCGGACGGGCCCCGAGCAGGCGGAGGACGTCGAGGGCGTGGCCGGCCGCACGCTCGCCGCCGCCCTGCGCGAGCAGCAGCGGTCCGGCACCCCCGTCGACATCGCCGTCGCCCATGAGCCGGAGGCGGTGAAGGAGACGGACGGCGAGGTGCCGCTGGCGCTGGCGGGCCATGTGCACCACCGGCAGAACGAGGTCCTGAAGGGCGGCACCCGGCTGATGATCGAGGGCTCCACGGGCGGCGGCGGGCTGCGGGCCGTCCAGAACAAGAAGCCGGAACAGGTGCTCGCGTCGGTGCTCTATCTGGACCGCTCGACCCGCCGCCTGCAGGCCTGGGACGAGATCACCCTGGGCGGCCTCGGACTGACGACGGCCGAGGTCAGCCGCCATCTGCCGGAGCAGAAGCCCGCCCTCACGAGCCCGTCCCCGACCGGCCCGAGCCCGTCCCCGTAA
- the bldC gene encoding developmental transcriptional regulator BldC — translation MTARTPDAEPLLTPAEVATMFRVDPKTVTRWAKAGKLTSIRTLGGHRRYREAEVRALLAGIPQQRSEA, via the coding sequence ATGACCGCTCGCACCCCTGATGCCGAGCCGCTGCTGACCCCGGCTGAGGTTGCCACGATGTTCCGCGTGGACCCGAAGACGGTTACCCGTTGGGCGAAGGCAGGCAAGCTCACGTCCATCCGCACGCTCGGTGGGCATCGCCGGTACCGCGAGGCAGAGGTCCGCGCACTGCTTGCGGGTATTCCGCAGCAGCGCAGCGAGGCCTGA